From a single Pseudophryne corroboree isolate aPseCor3 chromosome 6, aPseCor3.hap2, whole genome shotgun sequence genomic region:
- the LOC134934099 gene encoding olfactory receptor 11A1-like, translated as MCNDNQTEVTVFILFGFQGLYKYKILFFILFLFSYLLVITGNLILVVLVSMSEHLKIPMFIFLRQLAVADTLITTTIMPMMLDIILRGKKEVSVTGCLIQMYLFGIFGFVQCFLIAVMSYDRCLAICNPMRYNSIMSPDVCRRMIAGSWLLVFMLSSELIVVCQLQFCGLNFFCDFGPIVELSTSDTSMLLLVDLILSFVVVFIPFSLIIITYLIIFYTISKISLNNTRKKAFSTCSSHLATVCTYYGTLSTVYMTSTDERSFITNKFCSLLYIVVTPMMNPIIYSLRNHEIRKTLQKVINI; from the coding sequence ATGTGTAATGACAACCAGACTGAAGTCACAGTGTTTATACTTTTTGGATTTCAAGGATTATATAAATACAAAATTCTATTCTTCATCTTGTTCCTCTTCTCCTACCTTCTGGTGATTACTGGAAATCTAATCCTCGTTGTTTTGGTGTCGATGAGTGAACACCTCAAAATTCCAATGTTTATCTTCCTTAGACAACTAGCAGTCGCTGATACCCTAATAACCACAACCATCATGCCAATGATGTTAGATATCATATTAAGGGGAAAAAAAGAAGTGTCTGTCACTGGTTGCCTCATACAGATGTACCTTTTTGGAATTTTTGGATTTGTGCAATGTTTTCTTATTGCTGTAATGTCCTATGATAGATGTTTGGCCATTTGTAATCCGATGCGTTACAATTCCATAATGTCACCCGATGTTTGCCGGAGGATGATTGCTGGTTCCTGGTTATTGGTCTTCATGTTATCATCTGAATTAATTGTGGTTTGCCAGTTGCAATTCTGTGGTCTAAACTTCTTCTGTGACTTTGGCCCAATTGTAGAATTATCCACATCAGACACTTCCATGTTGTTACTGGTTGATTTGATCTTGTCCTTTGTTGTGGTTTTTATTCCATTTTCATTAATTATCATAACCTATTTGATCATTTTCTACACCATAAGTAAGATTTCTCTCAACAATACAAGGAAAAAAGCCTTCTCCACATGCAGCTCCCACCTTGCTACTGTATGCACATATTATGGAACCCTAAGCACAGTTTACATGACATCAACTGATGAGCGCTCGTTTATCACAAACAAGTTTTGTTCTCTATTATATATAGTGGTGACTCCCATGATGAATCCCATCATCTACAGCCTCAGGAACCATGAAATTAGAAAGACTCTGCAAAAAGTAATAAATATTTAA